The proteins below come from a single Corynebacterium cystitidis genomic window:
- a CDS encoding acetate kinase — protein MAYALVINSGSSSIKFQIVDPAATASDAPFVSGVVEQIGEPQGRLTVKVNGEKHAVQQPIANHTVGLETSMRMLNDLGCGPTQVDIAAVGHRVVHGGMVFSAPELINDQVVSMIRDLIPLAPLHNPANIDGIEVARQILPDIPHVAVFDTGFFRDLPPAAAIYAINAEVATQNQVRRYGFHGTSHEFISEQVPPLLKRPKESCNQIVLHLGNGASASAIKDGNPIDTSMGLTPLAGLVMGTRCGDIDPGIIFHLARNGGMSIDEIDALLNRESGVKGLSGVNDFRDLHRMIEEDEDENAWLAYTVYIHQLRRMIGAYMIALGRVDAITFTAGVGENDHRVRRDALAGLQHYGIKVDPERNETRADGARQISTDDSTIRVFVVPTNEELAIAQKAIKFA, from the coding sequence ATGGCGTATGCACTGGTAATTAACTCGGGGTCGTCGTCGATTAAGTTCCAGATCGTCGACCCTGCAGCAACTGCTTCAGATGCCCCGTTTGTTTCTGGTGTTGTGGAGCAGATCGGTGAACCCCAGGGGCGCCTGACGGTCAAGGTCAACGGCGAAAAGCATGCTGTGCAACAGCCTATCGCAAACCACACTGTTGGTTTGGAAACGTCCATGCGAATGCTGAATGATTTAGGTTGTGGCCCAACCCAGGTTGACATCGCCGCAGTTGGCCACCGCGTCGTCCACGGCGGCATGGTGTTCTCGGCCCCGGAGCTGATTAATGATCAGGTTGTGTCAATGATCCGCGACCTGATCCCGCTGGCACCATTGCACAACCCTGCAAACATCGACGGTATTGAGGTGGCCCGCCAGATCCTGCCGGACATTCCCCACGTTGCCGTGTTTGATACTGGTTTCTTCCGGGATCTCCCACCAGCTGCGGCGATTTACGCCATCAATGCTGAGGTTGCAACCCAGAACCAGGTGCGCCGCTACGGATTCCATGGCACCAGCCATGAGTTCATCTCGGAGCAGGTGCCACCACTGCTGAAACGACCGAAGGAATCCTGCAACCAGATTGTGCTGCACTTGGGCAATGGCGCTTCTGCATCTGCCATTAAGGACGGCAACCCGATCGATACCTCCATGGGCTTGACCCCACTGGCGGGACTTGTGATGGGTACGCGCTGTGGCGACATTGATCCCGGCATCATCTTCCACCTCGCCCGCAACGGTGGCATGAGTATTGATGAGATCGACGCGCTGCTCAACCGCGAATCTGGTGTGAAGGGCCTGTCCGGTGTGAACGACTTCCGTGACCTGCACCGCATGATTGAAGAAGACGAAGACGAAAACGCCTGGCTGGCCTACACCGTGTACATTCACCAGCTGCGACGCATGATCGGCGCGTACATGATTGCGTTAGGCCGCGTTGATGCCATCACCTTTACCGCTGGTGTGGGCGAGAATGATCACCGTGTTCGTCGTGACGCGCTGGCCGGCCTGCAGCACTACGGCATCAAGGTTGATCCGGAGCGCAACGAGACGCGTGCCGACGGTGCCCGCCAGATTTCTACTGACGATTCGACCATCCGCGTGTTCGTGGTTCCCACCAATGAGGAGCTGGCGATCGCGCAGAAAGCGATCAAGTTTGCTTAA
- a CDS encoding serine/threonine protein kinase: MNKPNQPIRPEEQGTEAVAFDPFADDDDCGTELGGTELGGTEPGTAAVAFDPFADDEYGDDDDEYTDLGELSHLLKDLDSLRDSHGSQEQEDTSTRARRQALSTFRSRRGTRRTSRTVADGMVELPWVPPTKPTDALIDPKEAQREKGISAPQLLPGDMVAGQYEVLGVIAHGGMGWIYLAQDHFVSERVVVLKGLQAEKSADETAAAEAEREFLADITHPGIVKIFNFIDDPRVPGGFIVMEFVGGPSLRVRRNAQDKGVLPIDVAIAYILEVLPALDYLHSRGVVYNDLKPDNIIVTEDQVKLIDLGAVSGIGAFGFIYGTKGFQAPEVSTEGPSIASDIYTIGRTLAALTVHLPQQNGIYRQGFPSPTKEPTFRRYLSFYRFLQRCCHPDPARRFSSISELEPQLFGVLREVIALRDGVTYPAQHSLFSPQRTTFGTKHLVFRTDQLLDGIDRTVEITAQEVVTALPTPLINRDDVAAPMLSGSSYAEPQETLESLRQAMQTSEYEHSAEIPFAVVRAMLELGLTAQARNWLASLSDKLSNNWRFQWYSGITELLLDDYTGAQQFFVRVLEILPGEAAPKLAIAAVDELMLQAHGMVGQSLLDDATARATSGITSHLGTLDPETFEDLTADWTHLTTKPVDLRFNAMRLYSMVWLTNPTTVSSAFGLARQLMAEGQVELAVMALDKVPQSSRHHRMAQLTSILNLIAHELTESRIRRAARRLEEIPTNEPRFLQMKIAVLSAGLNFLRDAGVDAAASPNQLFEFDFTQNGLRSGLAYTLRQQARLSPYPRHRYALVDMANQVRPTTWF, from the coding sequence ATGAATAAGCCCAACCAGCCCATCCGGCCCGAGGAGCAGGGCACTGAGGCTGTCGCCTTCGACCCATTCGCAGACGACGATGACTGTGGCACAGAGCTTGGTGGCACAGAGCTTGGTGGCACAGAACCCGGCACCGCCGCTGTTGCTTTCGACCCATTCGCCGACGATGAATACGGTGACGATGATGACGAGTACACCGATTTGGGCGAGCTATCCCACCTGCTCAAAGACCTCGACTCCTTGCGTGATTCACACGGATCGCAGGAGCAAGAGGACACGTCGACACGGGCGCGTCGTCAAGCGCTGTCTACCTTCCGCTCGCGCAGGGGCACGCGGCGTACCTCCCGCACCGTCGCGGACGGCATGGTGGAACTGCCGTGGGTGCCGCCGACGAAGCCAACCGACGCGCTGATCGACCCGAAGGAAGCTCAGAGGGAAAAAGGGATTTCGGCGCCACAACTGCTGCCGGGCGACATGGTCGCGGGCCAATACGAAGTACTCGGCGTGATCGCGCACGGCGGCATGGGCTGGATCTACCTGGCGCAAGACCACTTTGTGTCCGAACGTGTAGTGGTGCTCAAGGGTTTACAGGCGGAAAAATCCGCAGACGAAACCGCCGCCGCCGAAGCTGAGCGGGAGTTTCTGGCGGATATCACGCACCCCGGCATCGTGAAGATTTTCAACTTTATCGATGATCCGCGTGTACCCGGCGGTTTCATCGTGATGGAGTTCGTGGGTGGGCCGTCGTTACGCGTACGCCGCAACGCCCAAGACAAAGGCGTGCTGCCGATCGACGTGGCCATCGCCTACATCCTCGAAGTGCTGCCTGCACTGGACTACCTGCACTCGCGAGGAGTGGTCTATAACGACCTCAAGCCGGACAATATCATCGTCACCGAAGACCAGGTCAAACTCATCGACTTAGGTGCGGTATCCGGCATCGGCGCGTTCGGCTTTATCTACGGCACCAAAGGCTTCCAAGCTCCCGAAGTATCCACCGAAGGCCCGTCGATCGCCTCAGACATCTACACCATTGGGCGCACACTCGCCGCACTGACCGTGCACCTGCCGCAACAAAACGGCATCTACCGGCAAGGCTTCCCCTCGCCCACCAAAGAACCCACGTTTAGGCGCTACCTCTCCTTTTATCGATTCCTCCAACGCTGCTGCCACCCCGATCCGGCACGCAGATTCTCGTCGATAAGCGAGCTTGAACCCCAACTCTTCGGCGTGCTGCGCGAAGTCATCGCACTGCGTGACGGGGTGACCTACCCGGCGCAACACTCCCTGTTCTCGCCGCAAAGAACCACCTTTGGCACCAAACACCTGGTGTTTCGCACCGACCAGCTGCTCGACGGCATCGACCGCACCGTCGAAATCACCGCCCAAGAAGTTGTCACCGCGCTGCCCACCCCCCTGATCAACCGCGACGATGTGGCCGCCCCCATGCTGTCCGGCTCCTCCTACGCCGAACCGCAGGAAACGCTCGAATCGCTGCGCCAAGCGATGCAGACTTCTGAGTATGAGCACTCCGCCGAAATCCCGTTCGCCGTGGTCCGCGCCATGCTCGAGCTCGGCCTGACGGCGCAAGCACGCAACTGGCTGGCCTCACTGTCCGACAAGTTATCCAACAACTGGCGCTTCCAGTGGTACTCCGGCATCACTGAACTGCTTCTCGACGACTACACCGGCGCCCAACAATTCTTCGTCCGAGTACTGGAAATCTTGCCCGGCGAGGCCGCCCCGAAACTCGCCATCGCGGCAGTCGACGAGCTGATGCTGCAGGCACACGGGATGGTTGGGCAGTCGCTTCTCGACGACGCCACAGCACGTGCCACCAGTGGTATTACCTCACACCTAGGCACCCTCGACCCAGAAACGTTTGAAGACCTCACTGCCGACTGGACCCACCTCACCACCAAACCCGTGGATCTACGTTTTAACGCCATGCGCCTGTACTCCATGGTGTGGCTGACTAACCCCACTACGGTCAGCTCCGCGTTCGGGCTGGCCCGGCAGTTGATGGCCGAAGGGCAAGTTGAGCTGGCTGTGATGGCGCTCGACAAAGTGCCACAAAGCTCCCGCCATCACCGCATGGCACAACTGACCTCCATACTGAACCTGATTGCCCACGAACTCACCGAATCCCGCATCCGGCGCGCAGCCCGCCGGCTGGAAGAGATCCCCACCAACGAGCCCCGCTTTCTCCAGATGAAGATCGCTGTACTCAGCGCCGGGCTGAACTTTCTGCGCGACGCCGGCGTCGATGCAGCCGCCTCACCCAACCAGCTCTTCGAGTTTGACTTCACCCAAAACGGGCTCCGCTCCGGCCTGGCCTACACTCTGCGCCAACAAGCCCGCCTCTCCCCCTACCCGCGCCACCGGTACGCGTTGGTTGATATGGCCAACCAGGTGCGCCCCACCACCTGGTTCTAA
- a CDS encoding glutamate ABC transporter substrate-binding protein: MRRSMCAVLAGVLVGTLTLTSCVADTPSAPPEPLPVNRSGPPLPAGSRLEPADATPPEPEPDEKPYGSLRPDDATPQERIPEVYERGRLIVGVDQSQHLLSFRDPVTGDLEGFEVDLSREIANDIFGAHQPVDFRFVDSADRASALREGRVDIVIRTMTITRPRQNIVAFSAPYLNANLRLLVPRGSDISTVDSVGDGILCVADGSTAVNTARTEAPNAQLLLTTKWADCLLALQQFQADAVLADDTILSGMAAQDPSTTIVSLPLERQAYGVGVALGNDGMVRQVNSTLERIRRDGTWWDMYNQWFGPYLHSQGPPQLTYREEEPDDE; encoded by the coding sequence ATGCGACGGTCCATGTGTGCGGTCCTGGCTGGTGTGCTCGTCGGCACGCTCACGCTGACTTCGTGTGTTGCCGACACCCCGTCCGCCCCACCTGAGCCCCTACCGGTCAACCGCTCTGGCCCACCATTGCCCGCCGGGTCCCGGCTGGAGCCTGCCGACGCCACACCACCCGAACCTGAGCCGGATGAAAAGCCGTATGGTTCCTTACGGCCTGATGATGCCACACCGCAGGAGCGGATTCCTGAAGTGTATGAACGCGGTCGGCTCATCGTGGGTGTTGACCAGTCGCAGCATTTGCTGAGCTTCCGCGACCCGGTGACCGGCGATTTGGAGGGCTTCGAGGTGGATTTGTCACGAGAAATCGCCAACGACATTTTCGGTGCTCACCAACCGGTGGATTTCCGCTTCGTCGATTCGGCCGACCGCGCTAGTGCACTGCGGGAAGGGCGTGTGGATATTGTGATCCGCACCATGACGATTACGCGCCCCCGCCAGAACATAGTGGCCTTTTCCGCCCCGTATCTGAACGCTAATCTGCGGCTTTTGGTGCCACGCGGCTCGGACATTTCGACGGTGGACTCCGTTGGCGATGGCATCTTGTGTGTGGCTGACGGCTCCACTGCCGTCAACACCGCCCGCACGGAAGCACCGAATGCACAACTGTTGCTCACTACGAAGTGGGCCGACTGCCTGCTCGCGTTACAGCAATTCCAGGCCGATGCGGTGCTTGCCGACGACACCATCCTGTCGGGCATGGCAGCACAAGACCCCTCCACCACCATCGTCTCCCTGCCACTTGAGCGGCAGGCCTATGGAGTGGGTGTGGCATTAGGTAATGACGGCATGGTGCGCCAAGTCAACTCCACCCTTGAACGGATCCGCCGCGACGGCACGTGGTGGGATATGTACAACCAATGGTTCGGCCCCTACCTCCACTCGCAAGGCCCACCGCAGCTGACTTACCGGGAGGAAGAACCCGACGATGAATAA
- a CDS encoding NUDIX domain-containing protein: MIGDGNGWLDGPGGARLWGRYGAAGLFLQAGNQVLLQHRAEWTANGGTWALPGGARDSHETPVEAALREAKEETALDQDLVRVTGALITAGPFASGWSYTTVTARTRNDEQIPLTANEESLELRWVDLENINELPLLPAFERSLKQVLWHASTHD; this comes from the coding sequence ATGATTGGTGACGGCAATGGCTGGCTTGACGGTCCAGGTGGTGCGCGGCTGTGGGGCCGCTACGGTGCCGCCGGGCTATTCCTGCAGGCTGGGAACCAAGTGCTGCTGCAACACCGCGCTGAATGGACCGCCAACGGGGGCACCTGGGCACTACCCGGTGGTGCCCGCGACAGCCACGAAACACCCGTGGAGGCTGCCCTCCGGGAGGCCAAGGAGGAGACCGCGCTCGACCAGGATCTAGTGCGAGTCACCGGCGCGCTCATCACGGCCGGACCGTTCGCATCAGGCTGGAGCTACACCACAGTAACCGCGCGCACACGAAACGACGAACAGATTCCGCTCACTGCGAACGAAGAATCCTTGGAACTGCGTTGGGTTGACCTGGAAAATATTAACGAATTACCGCTATTACCTGCGTTTGAACGCTCGCTGAAGCAAGTTTTATGGCACGCTAGTACCCATGATTGA
- a CDS encoding ABC transporter ATP-binding protein, translating to MIEIRGLTKRYGQVQAVNNLTFDVNPGVVTGFLGPNGAGKTTTMRLILGLDAPTAGIATINGKKYRDLSKPLQIVGALLDAKATHPNRSARSHLLWMARASGISSSRVDEVLALVGLSDVARKKAGGFSLGMGQRLGLAAAMLGDPEILILDEPVNGLDPEGIRWVRGLLQSLAKEGRTVLVSSHLLSEMALTAEDLVVIGRGRLVADTSVREFIKDHSTVTTVVRTQHYEEFKYALSVEGIAFTEARDAENRPTLEIADHGSDEIGALAYSTGVMLAELAERQASLEDAFLQTTEDSVQYQGGVGQLPATTQTEGEAK from the coding sequence ATGATTGAAATACGCGGCCTGACAAAGCGATACGGTCAGGTCCAGGCGGTCAATAACCTCACTTTTGATGTGAATCCGGGTGTGGTTACAGGCTTTCTGGGCCCCAACGGTGCAGGTAAAACCACCACGATGCGGTTGATTTTGGGATTGGATGCTCCCACCGCGGGCATCGCCACCATCAACGGCAAAAAGTATCGTGACCTGAGCAAACCACTACAAATCGTGGGAGCGCTACTCGACGCAAAAGCCACGCACCCCAACCGCTCTGCACGCAGCCACTTGCTGTGGATGGCCCGGGCATCGGGGATCAGCTCCTCGCGTGTCGACGAAGTACTTGCCCTCGTGGGGCTGTCCGATGTCGCCAGGAAAAAAGCGGGTGGCTTCTCGCTAGGGATGGGCCAGCGACTTGGGCTAGCCGCCGCAATGCTGGGCGACCCAGAAATCTTGATCCTCGACGAACCGGTCAACGGTCTAGACCCCGAAGGGATTCGGTGGGTCCGCGGCCTGCTGCAGTCGCTGGCGAAGGAAGGCCGCACCGTCTTGGTGTCGTCCCACCTGCTGTCCGAAATGGCGTTGACTGCCGAAGACCTCGTGGTGATCGGCCGTGGCCGACTGGTAGCCGATACCTCGGTGCGCGAGTTTATTAAGGATCACTCCACCGTGACCACCGTGGTGCGCACCCAGCACTACGAAGAGTTCAAGTACGCCCTCAGTGTTGAAGGCATCGCCTTCACGGAGGCCCGCGACGCGGAAAACCGCCCCACCCTCGAGATCGCCGACCACGGTTCGGACGAGATCGGTGCCCTTGCCTACTCCACTGGAGTCATGCTGGCAGAACTGGCAGAACGCCAAGCATCGCTCGAGGACGCATTCCTCCAAACCACCGAGGATTCCGTCCAGTACCAAGGCGGAGTTGGACAGCTACCTGCAACCACGCAGACCGAAGGGGAGGCCAAGTAA
- a CDS encoding ABC transporter permease, with product MIVRNMLAEWTKLRTTASFWWTTALILAFTIGWTILFAALDSAEMPVYEILLVSSGFYTFSLAVIMIQAIMIVTTEYRFKVSGTNYQVTPRRWEVAVAKLLLYVIIAMALTFITLVISYTAGDAIAEHSVEWTSKETAQRSLWVLPLAVAMVVVFCQGIAWIIRQTAGAVSLVLVWWLILEGMFNLIPKVGRDIYKYAPFNNLRQFVMDLPSTDWGIWTSFGIFSAFAAVFWVIGLILLEKRDA from the coding sequence ATGATCGTGCGAAACATGCTTGCTGAATGGACAAAACTGCGCACCACCGCCTCGTTCTGGTGGACCACCGCACTCATCCTCGCGTTCACGATCGGCTGGACCATCCTGTTCGCCGCGCTCGACAGTGCGGAAATGCCGGTCTACGAAATATTGCTGGTCAGCTCTGGCTTCTACACCTTCTCGCTGGCTGTGATCATGATCCAGGCGATCATGATTGTCACCACCGAGTACCGCTTCAAAGTCTCCGGCACCAACTACCAAGTCACCCCACGGCGGTGGGAAGTAGCGGTGGCAAAACTGCTGCTCTACGTCATCATCGCGATGGCGCTCACATTTATCACACTGGTGATTTCCTACACGGCAGGAGATGCAATTGCAGAACACTCCGTGGAATGGACCAGCAAAGAAACAGCTCAGCGCAGCTTGTGGGTGTTGCCGTTGGCTGTGGCTATGGTTGTGGTCTTTTGTCAGGGCATCGCCTGGATCATCCGCCAAACCGCCGGCGCTGTGTCACTGGTGCTGGTGTGGTGGCTCATCCTCGAGGGCATGTTCAACCTCATCCCCAAGGTTGGCAGAGACATCTACAAGTACGCACCCTTCAATAACCTCAGGCAGTTTGTTATGGATCTGCCCAGCACCGATTGGGGTATCTGGACCTCGTTTGGGATTTTCTCCGCGTTTGCCGCTGTCTTCTGGGTTATTGGCCTGATCCTGCTGGAAAAGCGCGACGCCTAG
- a CDS encoding glycoside hydrolase family 3 protein: MVDLKATPYNLDDEAVKWVEETLANMTDEEKIGQLFINMGSSRTEEYLKDVLDNYHIAGVRYQKGPADEIWEQNRILQDNAKIPLLIAANTEAGGDGAANDGTYVGWEVKIAATDDPKYAYEMGRISGLEASAIGCNWSFAPIVDLNNNWRNPIISVRTWGQDPDMTLEMSKAYMKGIMEHNIMPAAKHWPGDGIDERDQHLSSAPNWLSMEEWDETFGKVYKGLIDAGLPSIMAGHIALPSYQKHYNPEMTDEDIMPATLSYEITTQLLREKLGFQGVVVTDASHMVAMTGAMPRREVLPTAIMAGCDLFLFFNDPEEDFNWMMEAYKDGRLTEERLNEAITRTLGLKAKIGLHKMSREDMLKPKDEAMATIGLPESEAVAKEVADKAITLVKNQDKRFQPLPISPEKHKRVLIVPIEGSPNPMASLGGGSGRPANKLAEKMEERGYEVEVFETLLDKAKGKGDDELAKLVMSAYEGKAPISDITDNYDLVISAAKVNGLMQPIERVYWPSTKGTMDIPWYVHEVPTIFISFACPNHLPDVPQIKTFINAYDDKDYTLDAVLDKLEGKSEFTGVSPVDAFGGLPDSHI; encoded by the coding sequence ATGGTCGATTTGAAAGCTACCCCCTATAACCTCGATGACGAGGCTGTGAAGTGGGTTGAAGAAACTCTCGCAAACATGACCGACGAAGAAAAGATCGGTCAGCTCTTTATCAACATGGGTTCCTCGCGCACCGAGGAATACCTCAAGGATGTCCTGGATAACTACCACATTGCTGGTGTCCGCTACCAAAAAGGCCCGGCCGACGAGATCTGGGAACAGAACCGCATCCTGCAAGATAACGCAAAAATTCCTCTGCTGATCGCAGCGAACACCGAGGCAGGCGGCGACGGTGCTGCTAACGACGGCACTTACGTTGGTTGGGAAGTCAAGATTGCTGCTACCGACGATCCAAAGTACGCCTACGAGATGGGCCGCATCTCCGGGCTCGAGGCATCCGCTATCGGCTGTAACTGGTCGTTCGCGCCGATCGTTGATTTGAATAATAACTGGCGCAACCCAATCATCTCCGTTCGCACCTGGGGACAAGACCCAGACATGACACTCGAGATGTCCAAGGCCTATATGAAAGGCATCATGGAGCACAACATCATGCCTGCTGCGAAGCACTGGCCTGGTGACGGCATCGACGAACGCGACCAGCACCTCTCATCGGCTCCGAACTGGCTGTCCATGGAAGAATGGGACGAAACCTTCGGCAAGGTGTACAAGGGACTTATCGACGCTGGCCTGCCGTCCATCATGGCTGGCCACATCGCTCTGCCTTCTTACCAGAAGCACTACAACCCGGAGATGACCGATGAGGACATCATGCCGGCAACCCTGTCTTACGAGATCACCACCCAGCTGCTGCGTGAGAAGCTTGGCTTCCAGGGTGTTGTGGTCACAGACGCATCCCACATGGTGGCGATGACCGGTGCAATGCCTCGTCGTGAAGTACTGCCAACCGCCATCATGGCTGGCTGCGACCTCTTCCTGTTCTTCAATGACCCAGAGGAAGACTTCAACTGGATGATGGAGGCATACAAGGACGGTCGACTCACCGAGGAGCGCCTCAACGAGGCAATCACCCGCACTTTGGGCCTGAAAGCAAAGATCGGCCTGCACAAGATGAGCCGCGAAGACATGCTCAAGCCGAAGGACGAGGCAATGGCCACCATCGGCCTGCCAGAGTCCGAGGCTGTCGCAAAAGAGGTTGCGGACAAGGCGATTACCCTGGTCAAGAATCAGGACAAGCGCTTCCAGCCTCTGCCCATCTCCCCAGAGAAGCACAAGCGTGTGCTGATCGTCCCAATCGAGGGCTCCCCGAACCCGATGGCATCGCTTGGCGGTGGCTCCGGCCGTCCAGCCAATAAGTTGGCCGAGAAAATGGAAGAGCGCGGCTACGAGGTGGAGGTCTTCGAAACCCTGCTGGATAAGGCTAAGGGCAAAGGCGACGACGAGCTGGCCAAGCTGGTCATGAGCGCTTACGAGGGCAAGGCTCCAATCTCGGATATCACCGACAACTACGACCTGGTCATCTCTGCCGCGAAGGTTAACGGCTTGATGCAGCCGATCGAGCGTGTGTACTGGCCATCCACGAAGGGCACCATGGATATCCCATGGTACGTCCACGAGGTACCCACCATCTTCATCTCGTTCGCGTGCCCCAACCACCTGCCGGATGTCCCACAGATCAAGACGTTCATCAACGCCTACGACGACAAGGACTACACCTTGGACGCAGTGCTGGACAAACTAGAGGGCAAGTCTGAGTTCACCGGTGTCTCGCCTGTCGACGCGTTCGGTGGCCTGCCGGATTCTCATATCTAA
- a CDS encoding HAD family hydrolase, whose translation MSDKMPERAQVLLDLEPTSEFFVGIDSDGCAMDAMDIKHYECFTPSYIKGFDLQAASTLVRETALFVNLYSTTRGTNRWVALSRLFDLLRDRPEVKERGVEVPQGDDLKAFLDSGYPRSDAGIANYAAAGNVSPEIQKCIEWGDLVNKMIAFMVKNAAPFPGAREAMEEMQEKGVDQLVVSATPLEALDREWNEHGLAQYMKVIAGQEMGSKADHIRYAAKGKYKDNHIMLIGDAPGDRDAAFSEGVLWYPILPGKEKESWARFREEALDKFLNEEFEGEYQQKLVDEYNALLPELPDWPTFSGNNR comes from the coding sequence ATGTCTGACAAGATGCCAGAGCGCGCACAGGTCCTCCTGGATCTGGAGCCAACTTCCGAGTTTTTCGTAGGTATTGACTCCGATGGCTGCGCCATGGACGCCATGGACATCAAGCATTACGAGTGCTTCACCCCGTCCTATATCAAGGGTTTTGATTTGCAGGCTGCATCCACGCTTGTGCGTGAGACCGCCCTGTTTGTGAACCTGTACTCCACCACGCGTGGCACCAACCGTTGGGTTGCGCTGTCTCGCTTGTTTGACCTGCTGCGCGACCGCCCAGAGGTTAAGGAGCGAGGGGTGGAGGTCCCGCAGGGCGATGACCTGAAAGCCTTCCTGGATTCTGGTTACCCGCGTTCCGACGCAGGTATCGCCAATTATGCTGCTGCCGGCAACGTTTCGCCAGAGATCCAGAAGTGCATCGAGTGGGGCGACCTGGTGAATAAGATGATCGCTTTCATGGTCAAGAACGCGGCACCATTCCCGGGTGCTCGTGAGGCCATGGAAGAGATGCAGGAGAAGGGCGTGGACCAGCTGGTCGTGTCAGCTACTCCGCTTGAGGCGCTCGACCGCGAGTGGAATGAGCACGGCCTGGCCCAGTACATGAAGGTTATCGCTGGCCAAGAGATGGGTTCCAAGGCGGATCACATCCGCTACGCCGCGAAGGGCAAGTACAAGGATAACCACATCATGCTGATCGGCGATGCCCCAGGCGATCGTGACGCAGCATTCTCCGAGGGTGTCCTGTGGTACCCAATCCTGCCGGGTAAGGAGAAGGAATCGTGGGCTCGCTTCCGCGAGGAGGCCCTAGACAAGTTCCTCAACGAGGAGTTCGAGGGCGAGTACCAGCAGAAGCTTGTCGACGAGTACAACGCTTTGCTGCCTGAGCTCCCAGATTGGCCAACGTTTTCCGGTAACAACCGCTAA